One stretch of Melospiza georgiana isolate bMelGeo1 chromosome 28, bMelGeo1.pri, whole genome shotgun sequence DNA includes these proteins:
- the SDR39U1 gene encoding epimerase family protein SDR39U1 isoform X1: protein MEAGHERGRCCGDAAPGTGRLCCRGVMAQEHSPDVLSLSPGGGTGFVGRALTQLLRSRGHQVTHVSRRGGTDRISWEELSHSGLPLCEAVVNLAGENVLNPFRRWNDDFCREVVSSRVETTKALAKAIGAAEQPPRAWVLVTGVGFYRPSPTAEYTEDSAGGDFDFFSRLVSSWEAAALIPGSPTRGVVVRSGVVLGRDGGAISQMLLPFRLGLGGPMGSGLQPFPWIHIQDLAGIVCHALETESVRGVLNGVAPSSPGTSNGTFAQELAAALGRPALLPVPAWAVRALFGAERASMLLEGQRVLPKRTLESGYRFIFPELPAALKDIVA from the exons ATGGAAGCTGGCCATGAGCGCGGGCGGTGCTGCGGTGATGCAGCCCCAGGCACGGGCCgcctctgctgcagaggggTGATGGCACAAGAACACAGCCCTGATGTTCTGTCTCTCTCACCAGGTGGTGGGACGGGCTTCGTGGGCAGAGCCCTGACCCAGCTGCTGCGGAGCCGAGGGCACCAAGTGACCCACGTGTCACGAAGAGGGGGCACGGATCGGATCAGCTGG gaggagctgtCCCACTCCGGGCTGCCCCTGTGTGAAGCTGTGGTCAACTTGGCTGGTGAAAATGTCCTCAACCCTTTCCGCAG GTGGAATGATGACTTCTGCAGGGAGGTCGTCAGCAGCCGGGTGGAGACCACGAAGGCCTTGGCCAAAGCCATcggtgctgctgagcagcctccccGTGCCTGGGTCCTCGTCACTGGCGTAG GTTTTTACcggcccagccccacagctgagTACACTGAAGACAGTGCAGGAGGGGATTTTGACTTCTTCTCACGCCTGGTGAGCTCgtgggaggctgcagctctcatCCCTGGGAGCCCAACTCGTGGTGTTGTGGTGAGATCAG GTGTCGTGCTGGGCCGAGATGGCGGCGCAATCTCCCAGATGCTCTTGCCTTTCCGCCTGGGACTCGGAGGCCCCatgggctctgggctgcagccctTCCCGTGGATCCACATCCAGGACCTGGCTGGCATCGTGTGTCACGCCCTGGAGACGGAGTCAGTGCGAGGCGTCCTCAACGGCGTGGCCCCGTCCTCGCCTGGCACCTCCAATGGCACCTTTGCCCAGGAGCTGGCGGCAGCCCTGGGGCGCCCGGcgctgctgccagtgcctgccTGGGCCGTGCGGGCTCTCTTTGGGGCAGAGAGGGCATCCATGCTGCTGGAGGGACAGAGGGTGCTGCCCAAACGCACCCTGGAGAGCGGCTACCGCTTCATCttccctgagctgcctgcagctctcaaGGACATTGTGGCTTGA
- the LOC131094015 gene encoding histo-blood group ABO system transferase 1-like, with amino-acid sequence MGMTKLHGLAILVTAGITGAIWYHYPFSPARAQEHKASHGDDSVLKIDETSLMLPWRRDVLVLTPWLAPIVWEGTFSRDILDAQYLQKNLVTGVVTFAVENYVQFIEGFMSSANEYFLAGHPVNFYLFTDCPEKVSHLQMAPENHLFVIPVQHDPRWQDISRSRMDMLSSYIQSQFQHEVDYLYSVDINVQLLAHIGVEIIDALVATISSWQVTPQQEDEASEKHSESQPAIPEGQGDFHYTASFYGGSVAEVYKLTRACSAGLLQDRENGIEGPWHHESHLNRYLLQHKPTRLLSPEYYWDTELSSSSILVKRMCPVHQHSQRQAPQTKSVRPSFFSV; translated from the exons ATGGGAATGACAAAATTACATGGCCTGGCTATTCTAGTGACAGCAGGGATCACTGGTGCAATCTG GTACCACTACCCTTTCTCCCCAGCCAGAGCTCAGGAACACAAAGCCTCTCATGGAGACGATTCAGTCCT aaAAATAGATGAAACATCTCTGATGCTTCCATG GAGGAGGGATGTGCTGGTGCTGACACCATGGCTGGCTCCAATTGTCTGGGAAGGCACGTTCAGCAGAGACATCCTGGATGCTCAATATCTGCAGAAGAACCTGGTCACTGGAGTGGTCACTTTTGCTGTTGAAAA CTATGTCCAGTTCATAGAAGGGTTCATGAGCTCTGCCAACGAATACTTCCTTGCTGGGCACCCTGTGAACTTCTACCTGTTCACAGACTGTCCCGAGAAGGTCTCCCACCTTCAGATGGCCCCTGAGAACCACCTGTTTGTCATCCCTGTCCAGCATGACCCCAGGTGGCAGGACATCTCCAGGAGCCGCATGGACATGCTCAGCTCCTACATCCAGAGCCAGTTCCAGCACGAGGTGGATTATCTGTACTCCGTGGATATCAatgtccagctcctggcacatATTGGCGTGGAGATCATCGATGCCTTGGTGGCCACCATCAGCTCCTGGCAGGTCACCCCACAGCAGGAGGACGAAGCCTCTGAGAAACACTCTGAGTCACAACCTGCCATCCCTGAGGGACAAGGGGACTTCCACTACACTGCCAGCTTCTATGGGGGCAGCGTGGCTGAGGTGTACAAGCTGACCAGagcctgctctgcagggctgctgcaggacagagaaAATGGCATTGAGGGTCCCTGGCACCACGAGAGCCACCTCAACAGGTAcctcctgcagcacaaacccaccaggctgctgtccccagagtACTActgggacacagagctgagctccagcagcatcctggtGAAGAGGATGTGCCCTgtgcaccagcacagccagaggcaAGCTCCTCAAACAAAGAGTGTGAGGCCTTCCTTCTTCTCTGTCTGA
- the LOC131094017 gene encoding olfactory receptor 6Y1-like: protein MGGRNETKVMYFILLGFPTTGEQQLLLFSALLLAYLLTVLENFLIILIIRNTHSLQKPMYFFLGNLSFLEIWYVSAIEPKMIRDVLSHDKRISFQGCMAQLHFFVTFVCTEYVLLAVMAFDRFVAICKPLRYPLIMSHKLCAQLVAACWMCGLATSSIKLGFIASLSFCDVDKINHYFCDISPLLNISCSDSSSAELVDFTLALLVIMLPLCAVVASYICILFTVLKIPSPQGRQKAFSTCSSHLTVVVLFYSTTLFTYAHPKLMYTYRANKLVSVLYTVVVPLLNPLIYCLRNKEVRVAMRRKSMLSPFLKSLQLNDCSVLFYSTTLFTYARPKLMYTYRANKLVSLLYTVVVPLLNPLIYCLRNKEVRVAMRRTFTCRRGAKEIN, encoded by the exons ATGGGTGGGAGGAATGAAACCAAAGTCATGTATTTCATTCTCCTGGGTTTTCCCACCACTGGtgaacagcagctgcttctcttcTCTGCTTTACTTCTGGCTTATTTATTAACTGTGTTGGAAAACTTCCTCATCATTCTCATCATCCGAAACACCCACAGCCTGCAAAAACCCATGTATTTCTTCCTAGGGAATCTGTCCTTCTTAGAGATCTGGTATGTCTCTGCCATTGAGCCAAAGATGATCAGAGATGTCCTGTCCCACGACAAAAGGATTTCATTCCAGGGCTGCATGGCACAGCTGCATTTCTTTGTGACTTTTGTTTGCACTGAGTACGTCCTGCTGGCCGTGATGGCCTTCGACCGCTTCGTGgccatctgcaaacccctcaGGTACCCCCTGATCATGAGCCACaagctctgtgcccagctggtgGCTGCCTGCTGGATGTGTGGCTTGGCCACCTCTTCCATCAAGCTGGGCTTTATAGCCAGCCTCTCCTTCTGCGACGTGGACAAAATCAATCATTATTTCTGCGACATTTCCCCCCTCCTGAACATCTCCTGCAGCGATTCCTCTTCGGCCGAGCTCGTGGACTTCACCTTGGCCCTGCTGGTCATCATGCTGCCCCTGTGCGCTGTGGTGGCCTCCTACATCTGCATCCTCTTCACTGTGCTGAAGATTCCTTctccccaggggaggcagaagGCTTTttccacctgcagctcccacctgaCCGTGGTGGTTTTGTTCTACTCCACCACCCTTTTCACCTACGCCCACCCCAAGCTCATGTACACCTATCGTGCCAACAAGCTGGTGTCAGTCCTGTACACGGTGGTTGTGCCGCTTCTGAATCCTCTCATCTACTGCCTTAGAAACAAAGAGGTCAGGGTTGCCATGAGGAGGA AATCAATGCTGTCACCTTTTCTTAAAAGTCTCCAGCTGAATGACTGCTCTGTTTTGTTCTACTCCACCACTCTTTTCACCTACGCCCGCCCCAAGCTCATGTACACCTATCGTGCCAACAAGCTGGTGTCACTCCTGTACACGGTGGTTGTGCCACTTCTGAATCCTCTCATCTACTGCCTTAGAAACAAAGAGGTCAGGGTTGCCATGAGGAGGACCTTTACTTGCAGAAGAGGCGCCAAAGAAATCAACTGA
- the LOC131094016 gene encoding olfactory receptor 6B1-like produces the protein MAQENDTHIHEFILLGFPASRELQAVLFVIFLAVYLLTVTENMVIITLIITHPQLHKPMYFFLGHLAFLEACYISVTVPKLLLTLVVRSKSISLTSCMAQLYFFIALVCTECVLLAAMAYDRYVAICAPLHYALAMGHRACLQLATASWLLGFLIAVLKVSFISQLSFCGPGVINHFFCDISPLLNLSCSQRRLAEMVDFISALFTLLIPLSVIIVSYTCIIRTVLLIPKAQNRKKAFSTCASHLAVVITFFSATLFMYARPRRADSRDLNKLVSIIYTIVTPMLNPCIYCLRNQEVKDTLLKVLCSRTALSRVSASDH, from the coding sequence ATGGCACAAGAAAATGACACCCACATCCATGAATTCATCCTCCTGGGATTCCCCgccagcagagagctgcaggctgtgctgtttGTCATTTTCCTGGCCGTGTATTTGCTGACTGTCACCGAGAACATGGTCATCATCACCTTGATCATCACCCACCCCCAGCTCCACAAGCCCATGTACTTCTTCCTGGGCCACCTCGCTTTCCTTGAGGCCTGCTACATCTCAGTCACCGTTCCCAAGCTGCTGCTCACCTTGGTGGTGAGGAGCAAGAGCATCTCCCTCACGAGCTGCATGGCCCAGCTGTACTTTTTCATCGCCCTGGTGTGCACTGAGTGTGTCCTGCTGGCTGCCATGGCCTACGACCGCTACGTGGCCATCTGCGCCCCGCTGCACTACGCCCTCGCCATGGGCCACagggcctgcctgcagctggccaCGGCCTCCTGGCTGCTTGGCTTCCTCATAGCTGTGCTCAAGGTCTCCTTCATTTCCCAGCTCTCCTTCTGTGGGCCCGGGGTCATCAACCACTTCTTCTGTGACATCAGCCCGCTGCTCAACCTCTCGTGCTCCCAGCGGCGCCTGGCCGAGATGGTGGATTTCATCTCGGCCTTGTTCACTTTGTTGATCCCCCTCTCTGTCATCATTGTTTCTTACACCTGCATAATCAGGACTGTTTTGCTCATCCCCAAGGCTCAGAACAGGAAGAAAGCCTTCTCCACATGTGCttctcacctggctgtggtcatCACTTTCTTCTCAGCCACCCTGTTCATGTATGCTCGGCCCAGGCGTGCAGACTCCAGGGATCTCAACAAGCTGGTTTCCATCATTTATACCATTGTCACCCCGATGCTAAACCCATGCATTTActgcctgaggaaccaggaggtGAAGGACACTTTGCTGAAGGTCTTGTGTAGCAGGACTGCTCTCTCCAGAGTTTCTGCCTCTGACCACTAA
- the SDR39U1 gene encoding epimerase family protein SDR39U1 isoform X2: MRGAAMRVVVGGGTGFVGRALTQLLRSRGHQVTHVSRRGGTDRISWEELSHSGLPLCEAVVNLAGENVLNPFRRWNDDFCREVVSSRVETTKALAKAIGAAEQPPRAWVLVTGVGFYRPSPTAEYTEDSAGGDFDFFSRLVSSWEAAALIPGSPTRGVVVRSGVVLGRDGGAISQMLLPFRLGLGGPMGSGLQPFPWIHIQDLAGIVCHALETESVRGVLNGVAPSSPGTSNGTFAQELAAALGRPALLPVPAWAVRALFGAERASMLLEGQRVLPKRTLESGYRFIFPELPAALKDIVA, translated from the exons ATGCGCGGCGCGGCAATGCGGGTGGTGGTGG GTGGTGGGACGGGCTTCGTGGGCAGAGCCCTGACCCAGCTGCTGCGGAGCCGAGGGCACCAAGTGACCCACGTGTCACGAAGAGGGGGCACGGATCGGATCAGCTGG gaggagctgtCCCACTCCGGGCTGCCCCTGTGTGAAGCTGTGGTCAACTTGGCTGGTGAAAATGTCCTCAACCCTTTCCGCAG GTGGAATGATGACTTCTGCAGGGAGGTCGTCAGCAGCCGGGTGGAGACCACGAAGGCCTTGGCCAAAGCCATcggtgctgctgagcagcctccccGTGCCTGGGTCCTCGTCACTGGCGTAG GTTTTTACcggcccagccccacagctgagTACACTGAAGACAGTGCAGGAGGGGATTTTGACTTCTTCTCACGCCTGGTGAGCTCgtgggaggctgcagctctcatCCCTGGGAGCCCAACTCGTGGTGTTGTGGTGAGATCAG GTGTCGTGCTGGGCCGAGATGGCGGCGCAATCTCCCAGATGCTCTTGCCTTTCCGCCTGGGACTCGGAGGCCCCatgggctctgggctgcagccctTCCCGTGGATCCACATCCAGGACCTGGCTGGCATCGTGTGTCACGCCCTGGAGACGGAGTCAGTGCGAGGCGTCCTCAACGGCGTGGCCCCGTCCTCGCCTGGCACCTCCAATGGCACCTTTGCCCAGGAGCTGGCGGCAGCCCTGGGGCGCCCGGcgctgctgccagtgcctgccTGGGCCGTGCGGGCTCTCTTTGGGGCAGAGAGGGCATCCATGCTGCTGGAGGGACAGAGGGTGCTGCCCAAACGCACCCTGGAGAGCGGCTACCGCTTCATCttccctgagctgcctgcagctctcaaGGACATTGTGGCTTGA
- the LOC131094018 gene encoding olfactory receptor 9S13-like, giving the protein MENHTRISEFILVGFKSHPGSQVLLSVLFSTMYIVTVVGNICMILIIRMEPKLHTPMYFFLGNLSTLDICYSSVITPRAALAFLLGRRSISYAGCASQMFFFSLFGTTEAFFLAVMAYDRFTAICNPLLYQVVMSRRLCVLMVVGSYLSGCINCTIQTGFTFSLSFCGRREIKHFFCEVAAVIHTSCSNTLVNELVMLAVCGPIIVGTALVVFVSYGYIIVTIIQMPSAESRHKAFSTCSSHMVTICLFFGTVFFMYAQPGAASSPSKSNIISIFYTVVIPMLNPFIYTLRNREVKGALKKQLKRKGFFKHHS; this is encoded by the coding sequence ATGGAAAACCACACCAGGATAAGTGAGTTCATTTTGGTGGGGTTCAAATCCCACCCAGGATCCCAAGTCCTTCTCTCAGTTCTCTTCTCCACAATGTACATTGTCACTGTGGTGGGAAACATCTGCATGATCCTCATCATCAGGATGGAGCCCAAGCTGCACACCCCAATGTACTTCTTCCTGGGGAACCTGTCCACCTTGGACATCTGCTATTCCTCTGTCATCACTCCCCGGGCAGCCCTGGCATTCTTGCTGGGCAGAAGGAGCATTTCCTATGCTGGCTGTGCTTCCCAAATGttcttcttctctctctttggCACAACAGAAGCTTTTTTCCTGGCTGTGATGGCTTATGATCGCTTCACTGCCATCTGCAACCCGCTGCTCTACCAGGTGGTTATGAGCAGAAGGCTTTGTGTGCTCATGGTGGTGGGCTCCTATCTCTCAGGCTGCATCAACTGCACCATCCAGACAGGCTTCACCTTCAGCCTGTCCTTCTGTGGGCGCAGAGAAATCAAGCACTTCTTCTGTGAAGTTGCTGCAGTGATCCACACCTCCTGCTCCAACACCCTCGTCAACGAGCTCGTAATGCTGGCTGTGTGTGGACCAATAATtgtgggcactgccctggtggTTTTTGTCTCCTATGGTTATATCATCGTCACAATCATCCAAATGCCTTCAGCAGAAAGCAGGCACAAGGCCTTCTCCACCTGCTCGTCTCACATGGTGACAATCTGCTTGTTCTTTGGGACAGTGTTCTTCATGtatgctcagcctggagctgcatcCTCACCCAGCAAGAGCAACATCATCTCCATCTTCTACACTGTTGTTATTCCCATGCTGAACCCCTTCATTTACACCCTCAGAAACAGGGAGGTAAAAGGGGCTCTGAAAAAACAGCTAaaaaggaaagggttttttaaGCACCATTCCTGA